The genomic segment GGCTCCTCCCAGCTGGCTCAGGGTATGGATGATGTGGGCGACTCGGCTCGGCGATGGCTGGCTGTGGCTTGCTGCGGCCGTGCTCCTCTTGGCCGCGGGCGGGCCTTATCGCCTCCTTCTCCTGGCGGCTACGGTGTCCGCCGCCACTACCAACACAGCGACCGTCGTTCTCAAACGGGGTCTCCGTCGTCGGAGGCCGTCCACGTATGGCGGAAACCCCTTCTTCGGGGTGGCGCCCTCCGAGCTGTTCGCCTTCGATCAATTCTCTTTTCCTTCCGGACACACGATGAACGCCTTCGCTCTCGGTTCTGTCCTCGTGCCCGCGCTGCCCGCCCTGGCGGTGCCGGTGTTCTTGGTCGCTGGGAGCATCGGGGTGTCGCGCGTCATCCTGGGCCTCCATTTCCTGAGCGACGTCCTGGTTGGAGCCCTTCTCGGCCTTTTCATCGGCGGGACCGCCTACGCCTTCATCGTGGCGTAGCGATGCCAGGAAGTCATTTCATCGTCACTGACCCGTCACGTTCGGCGATCATCCTGGGGCAGGTGAATGCTGCGCTCGGTAATGATTCGTTGGACGCGGCTGTGGCGCAGAGTAGCTCTTCTGGCAGCGTTGGTCCTGCTCGCCCGAATCGTTGCCCAAGCCGACTTCTCCGCGGTCCCCTCGATTGCCCCCGCCGCCCTCTGGCTGATCCTGGTTCCTTATTTGATGTGCCTTTCCTTCGATGCTCTGGGCTGGCAGCGGTTGCTAGCGCAGACGGGATACGGAGTGGGTTTCGGACCGCTCTTGGTGGCGCGATTGTCGTCGGAGGCGTTGGGCCAAAGCGTGCCCTCGGGAACGATCGTGTCCGACGGCTTGTCACAACATTTGCTCACGACCCGCAGTCACGTTTCTCCCGGAGCGGGAGTCAGCAGCCTGCTCGCGAGGCGAGTGTTCGTCGGCGCGACCCACGGGAGTCTACTCGCAGCCGGGGGCGCTCTGGCCTTGCTTTACACGGACTCGAGCCCTGCGGTTGTGGCCATGCATGCCTTGGCCCTCGCGGCGGGAATCGCGCTGGTCGTTCTATCGGTCCTCCTCCCGCTCGCCTTGACAAGAGGCTCTCTGGGGAGACGGGTGCATGGGTTCCTTCTGGCGGTCCCGTATGTCCGCTTGCGGTCCTGGCTCGGTGTGAATCAGCACCACTTCCTGGAGGTGGATCAGAAGCTTGCACGATGCTTCGGGATGCCCGCTGGGGAACTCGCGGGGACGGCAGCCTTGTTTCTCTTGGCCCGTTTCGCGGAGGTCCTCGAGACGGTTGCGATCTTGAGCCTTCTGGGTGCGCGAGTCCCCATCGTCGAAGTCATCTGCTTCGAGAACCTCCTGTCCCTCGTGCGCGCCCTCGCCTTCTTTCTACCCGGGGGCTTGGGGGTCCAGGACTTGGGCTACGTGGCGGTGCTGAATGGTCTCGGCGT from the Vicinamibacteria bacterium genome contains:
- a CDS encoding phosphatase PAP2 family protein, with translation MNSVLAYVDASDRRISWRLSAWAPPSWLRVWMMWATRLGDGWLWLAAAVLLLAAGGPYRLLLLAATVSAATTNTATVVLKRGLRRRRPSTYGGNPFFGVAPSELFAFDQFSFPSGHTMNAFALGSVLVPALPALAVPVFLVAGSIGVSRVILGLHFLSDVLVGALLGLFIGGTAYAFIVA